Proteins from one Verrucomicrobiota bacterium genomic window:
- the rpsJ gene encoding 30S ribosomal protein S10: protein MPGQRIRIRLKAFDHRVIDQSALEIVETVKRTGARVAGPIPLPTRIERFTVHRSPHADKKSMETFEQRTHKRLLDILDPTAKTVDELKKLNLPAGVDITIKI from the coding sequence ATGCCTGGACAACGCATTCGAATCCGCCTCAAGGCGTTTGACCATCGGGTCATCGACCAGTCGGCCTTGGAGATCGTCGAGACGGTCAAGCGCACGGGAGCGCGCGTGGCGGGGCCAATCCCGCTGCCGACGCGCATCGAGCGCTTCACCGTCCACCGCTCGCCGCACGCCGACAAGAAATCGATGGAGACATTCGAGCAGCGGACGCACAAGCGGTTGCTGGACATCCTCGACCCCACCGCCAAGACCGTGGATGAGCTGAAGAAACTCAACCTTCCTGCCGGCGTGGACATCACCATCAAGATTTAG
- the rplB gene encoding 50S ribosomal protein L2 produces the protein MPVKTFRPLTPSRRYMTVASFDEITKSRPEKSLVYTKKQTGGRNNRGRITVRGIGHAHKRKIRIVDFRRDKHGIPAEVLAIEYDPNRSARIALVQYQDGEKRYILAPVGLAVGTKLHSGPDAEPEIGNALPLSKIPVGLTIHNIEMIPGKGGQMVRSAGGGATLMSRDGGYAQLRLPSGEIRRIHEKCLATIGQVGHIEHESIVLGKAGRARWLGKRPITRGVARNPVDHPNGGGAGKSKSGGGWQQLTNPWGRLAKGYRTRRKKKISNRFIVVRRDGRPMKLR, from the coding sequence ATGCCCGTCAAGACCTTCAGACCCCTCACGCCGTCGCGCCGCTACATGACGGTGGCCTCGTTCGACGAGATCACCAAGTCGCGGCCTGAAAAGTCCCTGGTCTACACCAAGAAGCAGACGGGTGGCCGCAACAATCGTGGCCGCATCACCGTCCGCGGCATCGGACACGCCCACAAGCGCAAAATCCGGATCGTCGACTTCCGCCGCGACAAGCACGGCATTCCCGCCGAGGTCCTGGCCATCGAATACGACCCCAACCGTTCCGCCCGCATCGCGCTTGTTCAGTATCAGGACGGGGAGAAGCGCTACATCCTCGCACCCGTCGGCTTGGCCGTGGGCACCAAGCTCCACTCCGGCCCCGACGCCGAGCCAGAGATAGGCAACGCATTGCCTCTCTCAAAAATCCCCGTCGGCCTCACGATCCACAATATCGAGATGATCCCCGGCAAAGGCGGGCAGATGGTCCGCAGCGCCGGCGGCGGTGCGACGCTGATGTCCCGCGACGGCGGCTACGCCCAACTCCGGTTGCCCTCCGGCGAAATCCGTCGCATCCACGAAAAGTGCCTCGCAACCATCGGTCAGGTTGGGCACATCGAGCACGAGTCGATCGTTCTCGGGAAGGCCGGTCGCGCCCGCTGGCTGGGCAAGCGCCCCATCACCCGCGGCGTCGCCCGCAACCCTGTCGACCATCCCAACGGCGGCGGTGCCGGCAAGTCCAAGTCGGGCGGCGGCTGGCAACAGCTTACCAACCCGTGGGGCCGGCTCGCGAAGGGCTACCGCACCCGGCGCAAGAAGAAAATCTCCAACCGCTTCATCGTTGTCCGCCGCGACGGCCGGCCCATGAAACTGAGATAA
- the rpsS gene encoding 30S ribosomal protein S19 gives MGRSIKKGPFIDQHLLDKVVKAKAANTRTPIKTWSRRSMITPDFVGLTFAVHNGKIFNPVFVTENMVGHRLGEFSPTRVFKKHGAHTAKAEAK, from the coding sequence ATGGGACGCTCCATCAAAAAAGGCCCGTTCATCGACCAACACCTTCTGGACAAGGTCGTGAAAGCCAAGGCCGCCAACACCCGCACCCCGATCAAGACATGGTCCCGGCGCTCCATGATCACGCCGGACTTTGTCGGCCTGACCTTCGCCGTGCACAACGGCAAAATCTTCAACCCCGTGTTCGTCACCGAGAACATGGTCGGCCACCGCCTCGGCGAATTCTCGCCAACGCGCGTTTTCAAGAAACACGGCGCCCACACCGCCAAAGCGGAGGCCAAATAG
- the rpoC gene encoding DNA-directed RNA polymerase subunit beta', with product MINTKENAREMLGLDKVNLVDYVGITVASPDNTRAWSKGEVKNPETINYRTFKPEKGGLFCERIFGPVKDWECSCGKYKRIKHRGVVCDRCGVEVTLARVRRERMGHIELAVPVSHIWFFKCMPSRIGLMLDMTARNLERVIYYEDYLVIDPGNTPLKQHQLLSEHEYREALETYGGDTFTAKMGAEAVREALARIELAKTIEEMQQAMTETKSKQIRKKLAKRIKLHQGFLSSKTRPEWMILVVLPVIPPDLRPLVPLEGGRFATSDLNDLYRRVINRNNRLKNLLSLKTPEVIIRNEKRMLQEAVDALFDNGRHGRAVTGAGNRPLKSLSDMLKGKSGRFRQNLLGKRVDYSGRSVIVIGPELRLNQCGLPKKMALVLFEPFIIRRLKDQGYVHTVRSAKKMIERQEKVVWDILDEVTRGHPVMLNRAPTLHRLSIQAFEPVLIEGEAIRIHPLVCTAYNADFDGDQMAVHVPLSVEAQLEARLLMMASLNIFNPSSGKPIMTPTQDITLGCYYLTAEPRPNNPQRSRKLIFGSKDEVVFAHAEGDVKTHDRIRLANPDRGRKTIFGNAEAATIETTVGRVLFSEIWPAELGFYNKFAGKSQLGDLIWNCYKHCGHEATVATLDRLKELGFREATRAGISIGIDDMIIPREKGQEIETAQKQIADVEKQHRKGVITSGERYNKIVDIWTHCTDQIANVMLKTLEQNQNKREFNPVYLMVDSGARGNKAQVRQLAGVRGLMAKPSGDIIEKPILSNFREGLTVLEYFISTHGARKGLADTALKTADSGYMTRKLVDVAQDVIIRLEDCGTTNGIWVSPIYEGEDEVVKLSDRIIGRFSCDDIVDPAEPKVKLVKAGEDIDETKGRKIEAVGVERVKLRSVLTCESKEGVCIKCYGRNLATGQHVKLGEAVGIIAAQSIGEPGTQLTMRTFHIGGTASQVFKQPQIKAKHDGILRYNDIRSVELEDGSHIVLNKNGSISVLSEEDGRELESHTIVIGAVIAVADGGKVKGPPKDPKTGKRDGEGQTFVQWDPYNAPILSEKSGRIRFEDIIDGVTMKQEMDESTGQETMVVIEHKEDLHPQIIVQSDKGEIVAKYPIPSGAHIVVEEHNRIVAGTLLAKTPRRTTKTKDITGGLPRVAELFEARRPKDAAEISRIDGVVDFGPTTRGKRPILIKDPKTGTEEEHLVPIGKHVIVFKGDLVKKGQQLTEGPVVPHEILDVCGTQELQEHLVNEIQEVYRLQGVTINDKHIEIIIRQMLRKVRITEPGDTTFLWGEQIDKIEFENENQRVDKMGGKPAEAVPVLLGITKASLETDSFLSAASFQDTTRVLTEAATMGKVDSLRGFKENVIMGHIIPAGTGFVRHRNVRLVPLVEELPPAPDAESGPADSALMDRESLVG from the coding sequence ATGATCAACACCAAGGAAAACGCGCGCGAAATGCTCGGCCTCGACAAGGTCAACCTCGTCGACTACGTCGGCATCACCGTGGCCTCGCCCGACAACACCCGGGCCTGGTCCAAGGGCGAGGTCAAGAACCCCGAGACCATCAACTACCGCACCTTCAAGCCCGAGAAAGGCGGCCTCTTCTGCGAGCGCATCTTCGGGCCCGTCAAGGACTGGGAATGCTCCTGCGGCAAATACAAGCGCATCAAACACCGCGGCGTCGTGTGCGACCGCTGCGGCGTCGAGGTCACCCTCGCCCGCGTCCGGCGCGAACGCATGGGCCACATCGAACTCGCCGTGCCCGTATCCCACATCTGGTTCTTCAAATGCATGCCCTCACGCATCGGCCTCATGCTCGACATGACGGCCCGAAACCTCGAACGCGTGATCTACTACGAGGACTACCTGGTGATCGACCCGGGCAACACCCCCCTCAAGCAGCACCAACTCCTGAGTGAGCACGAATACCGCGAAGCCCTCGAGACCTACGGGGGCGACACCTTCACCGCCAAGATGGGCGCCGAAGCCGTGCGCGAAGCCCTCGCCCGCATCGAACTGGCCAAGACCATCGAAGAGATGCAACAGGCAATGACCGAGACCAAGTCCAAGCAGATCCGCAAGAAACTGGCCAAGCGCATCAAGCTGCACCAAGGCTTCCTGAGTTCCAAGACGAGGCCCGAGTGGATGATCCTCGTTGTGTTGCCCGTCATTCCGCCCGACCTCCGGCCCTTGGTGCCGCTGGAAGGCGGTCGGTTCGCCACGTCGGATCTGAACGACCTCTACCGCCGCGTCATCAACCGGAACAACCGGCTCAAGAACCTGCTCTCACTCAAGACACCCGAGGTGATCATCCGCAACGAGAAGCGGATGTTGCAAGAGGCCGTGGACGCGTTGTTCGACAACGGGCGGCATGGTCGGGCGGTGACGGGCGCGGGCAACCGGCCGCTCAAGTCACTGTCGGACATGTTGAAGGGCAAGAGCGGGCGGTTCCGGCAGAACCTGCTGGGCAAGCGCGTGGACTACTCCGGCCGATCCGTCATCGTCATCGGCCCCGAGTTGCGGCTCAACCAGTGCGGGTTGCCCAAAAAGATGGCCCTCGTCCTTTTCGAGCCCTTCATCATCCGGCGCCTCAAGGACCAGGGCTATGTGCACACCGTGCGCAGTGCCAAGAAGATGATCGAGCGGCAGGAAAAAGTGGTGTGGGACATCCTCGACGAAGTCACGCGCGGGCATCCGGTGATGCTGAACCGGGCGCCCACCTTGCACCGGTTGAGCATCCAGGCATTCGAGCCCGTGCTCATCGAGGGCGAGGCCATCCGCATTCACCCGCTGGTCTGCACCGCCTATAACGCGGATTTCGACGGCGACCAGATGGCCGTGCACGTGCCCCTGAGCGTCGAGGCGCAACTGGAGGCGCGCCTGCTCATGATGGCGTCGTTGAACATTTTCAACCCGTCATCCGGCAAGCCGATCATGACGCCCACGCAGGACATCACGCTGGGGTGTTACTATCTCACGGCGGAGCCGCGTCCCAACAACCCGCAGCGGTCGCGCAAACTGATCTTCGGAAGCAAGGACGAGGTGGTGTTCGCGCACGCCGAAGGCGATGTGAAGACCCACGACCGCATCCGGCTGGCGAATCCGGACCGGGGCCGCAAGACGATCTTCGGCAACGCGGAGGCGGCAACGATCGAGACCACGGTCGGGCGGGTGTTATTCAGCGAGATCTGGCCCGCGGAGCTGGGCTTCTACAACAAGTTCGCGGGCAAGAGCCAGCTCGGGGACTTGATCTGGAATTGCTACAAGCACTGCGGCCACGAAGCGACGGTGGCCACCCTGGACCGGCTGAAGGAACTCGGCTTCCGCGAGGCAACACGAGCCGGCATCAGCATCGGCATTGACGACATGATCATCCCCCGGGAGAAGGGCCAGGAAATCGAGACCGCGCAGAAGCAGATCGCGGACGTGGAGAAGCAGCACCGCAAGGGCGTGATCACGAGCGGCGAACGGTATAACAAGATCGTGGACATCTGGACTCACTGCACCGACCAGATCGCGAACGTGATGCTCAAGACGCTGGAGCAGAACCAAAACAAGCGGGAGTTCAACCCCGTTTACCTGATGGTGGACAGCGGCGCGCGCGGCAACAAGGCGCAGGTGCGCCAGCTCGCAGGCGTGCGCGGATTGATGGCCAAGCCCTCGGGCGACATCATCGAGAAGCCGATTCTGTCGAACTTCCGCGAAGGGTTGACGGTATTGGAATACTTCATCAGCACGCACGGCGCGCGCAAGGGTCTGGCGGACACGGCCCTCAAGACGGCGGACTCGGGTTATATGACCCGAAAGCTGGTCGACGTGGCGCAGGATGTGATCATCCGGCTCGAGGATTGCGGGACGACCAACGGGATCTGGGTGTCACCCATCTACGAGGGGGAAGACGAGGTGGTGAAACTGAGCGACCGGATCATCGGGCGGTTTTCGTGCGACGACATCGTGGACCCCGCGGAGCCGAAGGTGAAGCTCGTGAAGGCGGGCGAGGACATCGACGAGACCAAAGGCCGGAAGATCGAGGCGGTGGGCGTGGAGCGCGTCAAGCTGCGCAGCGTGCTGACGTGCGAGAGCAAGGAGGGCGTGTGCATCAAGTGCTACGGGCGGAACCTCGCGACGGGCCAGCACGTAAAGCTGGGCGAGGCGGTGGGGATCATCGCGGCGCAGAGCATCGGCGAACCGGGCACGCAGTTGACCATGCGCACGTTCCACATTGGCGGCACGGCGTCGCAGGTGTTCAAACAGCCGCAGATCAAGGCCAAGCACGACGGCATACTTCGCTACAATGACATCCGGAGTGTGGAGCTGGAGGACGGGAGTCACATCGTGCTGAACAAGAACGGGAGCATCTCGGTCTTGAGCGAGGAGGACGGGCGTGAGTTGGAGAGCCACACCATTGTGATTGGCGCGGTGATCGCGGTGGCGGATGGCGGCAAGGTCAAGGGGCCACCGAAAGACCCGAAGACGGGCAAGCGCGACGGCGAGGGCCAGACCTTTGTGCAATGGGATCCCTATAACGCGCCGATTTTGTCAGAGAAGTCGGGGCGGATTCGCTTTGAGGACATCATCGACGGCGTGACGATGAAGCAGGAGATGGACGAGAGCACCGGACAGGAGACGATGGTGGTGATCGAGCACAAGGAGGATTTGCACCCGCAGATCATCGTGCAGAGCGACAAGGGCGAGATCGTCGCGAAGTATCCAATCCCGTCGGGTGCGCACATCGTGGTGGAAGAACACAACAGGATCGTGGCGGGGACGTTGCTCGCGAAGACCCCAAGGCGCACGACGAAGACGAAGGACATCACGGGCGGATTGCCGCGCGTGGCGGAGCTGTTCGAGGCGCGGCGACCGAAGGACGCGGCGGAGATTTCGAGGATCGACGGCGTGGTGGACTTCGGCCCGACGACCCGGGGCAAGCGGCCGATCTTGATCAAGGATCCGAAGACGGGGACTGAGGAGGAGCACTTGGTGCCGATCGGCAAACACGTGATTGTGTTCAAGGGGGACTTGGTGAAGAAGGGCCAGCAACTCACTGAAGGGCCTGTCGTGCCGCATGAGATTCTGGATGTGTGCGGCACACAGGAATTGCAGGAACACCTCGTGAATGAGATTCAGGAGGTCTATCGGTTGCAGGGCGTGACCATCAACGACAAACACATCGAGATCATCATCCGGCAGATGTTGCGGAAGGTGCGGATCACGGAACCGGGGGACACGACATTCTTGTGGGGCGAGCAGATCGACAAGATCGAGTTCGAGAACGAGAACCAGCGGGTGGACAAGATGGGCGGAAAGCCCGCGGAGGCCGTGCCCGTGTTGCTGGGCATCACCAAGGCGAGCCTGGAGACGGACAGTTTCCTGAGCGCGGCGAGTTTCCAAGACACCACGCGCGTGCTCACAGAGGCCGCGACGATGGGCAAGGTGGACAGTTTGCGCGGGTTCAAGGAGAACGTGATCATGGGCCACATCATCCCCGCCGGAACGGGGTTTGTCCGGCATCGCAACGTGAGGCTGGTGCCGTTGGTGGAGGAGTTGCCGCCTGCTCCCGATGCCGAATCGGGACCGGCCGACTCGGCCCTGATGGACCGGGAGTCGTTGGTGGGCTAG
- the rplD gene encoding 50S ribosomal protein L4: MKLPVHDSNGAAQGELEVKFPLVEKDKGAQAVHDYIVAYNAAQRQGNACTKTMGEVAGTGKKPWRQKGTGRARAGSFASPLWRGGGVTFGPKPRDYRKQVTKTVRALALRKAMTERLSAGDVIVVDDLKLTTHRTKEFLALRARLKIEGTSLFVTLGVDRNLLAGSGNVQGVDVTTSDILNTYDVLKPDKLVFTRSAFEAVDQRIIAAKS, from the coding sequence ATGAAGCTGCCTGTTCACGATTCCAATGGCGCCGCGCAAGGCGAGCTTGAGGTCAAGTTCCCCCTCGTCGAAAAGGACAAGGGTGCCCAGGCCGTGCATGATTACATCGTCGCCTACAACGCGGCGCAACGGCAGGGCAACGCCTGCACCAAGACGATGGGCGAGGTCGCCGGCACCGGCAAGAAACCCTGGAGGCAGAAAGGCACCGGTCGTGCGCGCGCAGGATCGTTCGCCTCGCCGCTCTGGCGTGGCGGCGGCGTTACCTTCGGCCCCAAGCCGCGTGATTATCGGAAGCAAGTCACGAAGACTGTGCGCGCCCTGGCGCTGCGCAAGGCGATGACGGAGCGGCTTAGCGCCGGCGACGTCATTGTCGTGGACGATTTGAAGCTCACGACGCACAGGACGAAGGAGTTTCTGGCGTTGCGCGCGCGACTCAAGATCGAGGGCACGTCGCTCTTTGTCACGCTGGGTGTGGACCGTAACCTCCTCGCCGGGTCGGGCAATGTGCAGGGCGTGGATGTGACCACCAGCGACATCCTCAACACCTACGACGTGCTCAAGCCCGACAAGCTCGTGTTCACGCGCAGCGCCTTCGAGGCAGTCGACCAGCGCATCATTGCAGCCAAATCATGA
- a CDS encoding 30S ribosomal protein S12 yields the protein MPTINQLVRMGRRKLTFKSKSPALEVAPYRRGVCLQVMTRTPKKPNSAMRKVAKVRLTNGFEVIAYIPDEGHNLQEHSIVLVRGGRVKDLPGVRYHIVRGTLDATGVEKRRVSRSKYGVKRPKAGAKPATA from the coding sequence ATGCCTACGATTAACCAACTGGTGCGGATGGGGCGGCGAAAGCTGACTTTCAAGAGCAAGTCTCCCGCGCTGGAGGTCGCGCCGTATCGGCGGGGTGTCTGCCTGCAGGTGATGACTCGCACGCCGAAGAAGCCAAACTCAGCGATGCGTAAGGTGGCGAAGGTGCGGCTTACGAACGGCTTTGAGGTGATCGCTTACATTCCGGACGAGGGTCACAACCTGCAGGAGCACTCGATTGTGCTTGTGCGTGGCGGTCGCGTGAAGGATTTGCCGGGTGTTCGTTATCATATTGTGCGCGGGACGTTGGACGCCACGGGCGTGGAGAAGCGTCGTGTGAGCCGTTCGAAGTATGGGGTGAAGCGCCCGAAGGCCGGGGCCAAACCTGCGACGGCTTGA
- a CDS encoding 50S ribosomal protein L3: protein MPIGLIGKKLGHTRVYDMTGNIVPVTVVLAGPNRVLQCRTVEADGYAAVQLGFGPQKPQRLNKPKIGHLKKHGVEFKENSTDPIPAVQRIREFRDFSKAVKPGDIIGPDVFAPGDFVDAIGITKGRGFEGVVKRWGFRGGDSTHGAKGWHRRSGAIGQRLFPGTVMRGMKMPGHMGQDRRTVQNLEVIKVIPEENILLIKGSFAGAEDDYCIIREAKKRPKGWKPRSAAQPQAKAKVKVEVRKK from the coding sequence ATGCCCATCGGACTTATCGGCAAGAAGCTCGGACACACCCGTGTCTACGATATGACCGGCAACATCGTGCCCGTGACGGTCGTCCTCGCCGGACCCAACCGGGTGCTTCAATGCAGGACCGTGGAGGCGGACGGCTACGCCGCCGTGCAACTCGGTTTCGGCCCGCAAAAACCCCAGCGGCTCAACAAACCCAAGATCGGCCACCTGAAGAAACACGGCGTCGAATTCAAGGAAAACAGCACCGACCCGATCCCCGCCGTCCAGCGCATCCGCGAATTCCGAGACTTCTCCAAGGCCGTCAAACCCGGCGACATCATCGGCCCCGACGTCTTTGCCCCGGGCGATTTCGTGGATGCCATCGGCATCACCAAGGGCCGCGGTTTTGAAGGCGTCGTGAAGCGATGGGGATTCCGCGGCGGCGACTCGACGCACGGCGCGAAAGGCTGGCACCGCCGCTCCGGCGCGATCGGCCAGCGCCTGTTCCCCGGCACCGTGATGCGCGGCATGAAGATGCCCGGCCACATGGGGCAGGACCGTCGCACGGTGCAGAATCTTGAGGTCATCAAGGTGATCCCCGAGGAGAACATCCTCCTCATCAAGGGCAGCTTCGCCGGGGCGGAAGACGACTACTGCATCATTCGCGAAGCCAAGAAGCGCCCGAAAGGCTGGAAACCGCGGAGCGCGGCACAACCGCAGGCCAAGGCCAAGGTCAAGGTCGAGGTCCGAAAGAAGTAA
- the fusA gene encoding elongation factor G, whose protein sequence is MTAVDKKAANSPLRQYPLERTRNIGIAAHIDAGKTTTTERILFYTGLIHKIGDVDDGNTVTDWMEQERERGITITSAAVTCYWTQKKETGLYKAFEGLGHRVNIIDTPGHVDFTAEVERSMRVLDGAVAVFCGVAGVQPQSETVWRQATKYGVPRIAFVNKMDRTGADFGNALSDMRKKLNAYAWPVFLPIGAEEKFAGVVDVVNLKGIVWGEGDIANEGLRYEVVELEELDRRFPISQLPSSGGTWADRAGRARAELVDAVSNKDDGVAELVLEEKPVPAEVLKAAIRRLTCKLEFVPVLCGTAFKKKGVQVLVDAVVDYLPSPLDVPAAQGHEAGAGADAPVVEAPTDDGHKFCSLAFKLWRDAYAGKLVFFRVYSGQLRKGDMIYNPRTRKRDRVSRLMIIQGSERKDVDHVFAGDIAALVGLRNITTGDTLCDEEFDIALEPPTFPEPVISMAVEPKTKADRDKMSEGLQQLSEEDPTFRCFTNEETSQLIIAGMGELHLEIIIDRLKREFKVEANSGAPQIAYRETITKAAEGEGKFIRQSGGRGQYGHACIKIAPNEKGKGVEIENGIVGGAIPKEYIPAVVDGIEEAIQGGVIAGFQVIDIKVEITDGTFHEVDSSELAFKMAGIFALKDAFKTAGAILLEPIMKVEVTTPDEYQGDLLGDINRRRGIIHGVDAKAGQTVLSANVPLAEMFGYATAIRSLSKGRASYSMEPHTFEQVPAQIAKDILDTASKRAAARS, encoded by the coding sequence ATGACGGCCGTGGACAAAAAGGCAGCCAATTCGCCTCTCCGGCAATATCCGCTGGAGCGGACGCGCAACATCGGGATCGCCGCGCATATTGACGCGGGCAAGACGACCACGACGGAGCGGATTCTTTTTTACACGGGCTTGATCCACAAGATCGGCGATGTGGACGATGGGAACACGGTGACGGATTGGATGGAGCAGGAGCGGGAGCGAGGCATCACGATCACGAGTGCGGCCGTGACGTGCTATTGGACGCAGAAGAAGGAGACTGGGCTCTACAAGGCGTTCGAGGGGCTGGGGCACCGGGTGAACATCATTGACACGCCGGGGCATGTGGATTTCACGGCGGAGGTGGAGCGGTCGATGCGGGTGCTGGACGGGGCGGTGGCTGTTTTCTGCGGCGTGGCGGGTGTGCAGCCGCAATCCGAGACGGTGTGGCGGCAGGCGACGAAGTATGGTGTGCCGCGGATTGCGTTCGTCAACAAGATGGATCGCACCGGGGCGGATTTTGGGAATGCGTTGTCGGACATGCGCAAGAAGTTGAATGCGTATGCGTGGCCGGTTTTCCTGCCCATCGGCGCGGAGGAAAAGTTCGCCGGCGTGGTGGATGTGGTGAATTTGAAGGGGATCGTGTGGGGCGAGGGGGATATTGCGAACGAGGGGTTGCGGTATGAGGTGGTGGAGTTGGAGGAGCTGGACCGGAGATTCCCGATTTCCCAACTGCCATCGAGCGGCGGCACATGGGCCGACCGCGCCGGGCGCGCGCGGGCTGAGCTGGTGGACGCCGTGAGCAACAAGGACGATGGCGTGGCGGAGTTGGTGTTGGAGGAGAAGCCCGTGCCGGCGGAAGTGTTGAAGGCGGCGATCCGGCGCCTGACGTGCAAGCTGGAGTTCGTGCCCGTGTTGTGCGGGACGGCGTTCAAGAAGAAAGGCGTCCAGGTGCTGGTGGATGCGGTGGTGGATTATTTGCCGAGCCCGCTCGATGTGCCGGCAGCGCAGGGCCACGAGGCGGGCGCGGGTGCGGACGCCCCGGTGGTGGAGGCTCCGACTGATGACGGGCACAAGTTTTGTTCGCTGGCGTTCAAGCTCTGGCGTGATGCCTATGCCGGGAAGCTCGTGTTTTTCCGGGTGTATTCGGGGCAGTTGCGCAAAGGCGACATGATCTACAACCCTCGCACGCGCAAGCGAGATCGTGTGAGCCGGTTGATGATCATCCAGGGGAGCGAGCGCAAGGACGTGGATCATGTTTTTGCCGGGGATATCGCGGCGCTGGTCGGGCTCAGGAACATCACGACGGGCGACACGTTGTGTGACGAGGAGTTTGACATCGCACTCGAGCCGCCGACGTTCCCGGAGCCGGTGATCAGCATGGCGGTCGAACCCAAGACGAAAGCCGACCGTGACAAGATGAGCGAGGGGTTGCAGCAGTTGAGCGAGGAGGACCCGACGTTTCGTTGTTTCACGAATGAGGAGACCAGCCAGCTCATCATCGCGGGCATGGGCGAGCTGCACTTGGAAATCATCATCGACCGGTTGAAACGGGAGTTCAAAGTCGAGGCGAATTCCGGCGCCCCGCAGATTGCGTATCGTGAGACAATCACGAAGGCGGCGGAGGGCGAGGGCAAGTTCATCCGGCAGTCGGGTGGCCGCGGGCAATACGGGCACGCGTGCATCAAAATTGCTCCGAACGAGAAGGGCAAGGGCGTGGAGATCGAGAACGGGATCGTGGGCGGGGCGATTCCAAAGGAATACATCCCGGCGGTGGTGGACGGGATCGAGGAGGCGATCCAGGGCGGCGTGATCGCCGGCTTTCAAGTGATCGACATCAAGGTGGAAATCACCGACGGGACGTTCCACGAGGTGGACTCGAGCGAACTGGCCTTCAAGATGGCCGGGATCTTCGCGTTGAAGGATGCGTTCAAGACCGCGGGCGCGATTCTGTTGGAGCCGATCATGAAGGTGGAGGTGACAACACCCGACGAGTATCAAGGGGATTTGCTCGGCGACATCAACAGGCGTCGCGGGATCATCCACGGCGTCGACGCGAAGGCCGGGCAGACGGTATTGAGCGCGAACGTGCCGTTGGCGGAGATGTTCGGTTATGCCACGGCGATCCGGTCGTTGAGCAAGGGCCGGGCAAGTTATTCGATGGAGCCGCACACGTTCGAGCAGGTGCCGGCGCAGATCGCGAAGGATATTTTGGACACGGCCTCCAAGAGGGCGGCCGCTCGCAGTTAA
- a CDS encoding 50S ribosomal protein L22 produces MEVTSIYRNFRMSAQKVREVVRQIQGKSALDAQNVLGYVTRKSARAVAKTLKSAIANAEHNHQLRAETLVVKLAVAETARSLKRMIPKARGSAGPIIKRSCHIRIVLTDNAAN; encoded by the coding sequence ATGGAAGTCACCTCCATCTACCGCAACTTCCGCATGTCCGCGCAAAAAGTCCGGGAAGTCGTCCGGCAAATCCAGGGCAAGAGCGCTCTCGATGCGCAGAACGTGTTGGGTTATGTGACGCGCAAGTCCGCGCGCGCCGTGGCGAAGACCCTCAAGAGCGCCATCGCCAACGCCGAGCACAACCACCAACTCCGCGCCGAGACATTGGTCGTGAAACTTGCCGTGGCCGAGACCGCCCGGAGCCTCAAACGCATGATCCCCAAGGCCCGCGGCTCCGCCGGGCCCATCATCAAGCGGTCCTGTCACATCCGCATCGTCCTCACCGACAACGCAGCCAACTAA
- the rpsG gene encoding 30S ribosomal protein S7, translated as MSRRRRAVKRQMQPDGRFNSVLVARLVSTVMERGKKSTAQRIVYGTFEAIVEKLPATNPVDVLQRAVDNAKPRLEVKPRRVGGATYQVPLEVPADRQVSLAVRWIVSFADSRKGAPMREALAAEILDAYAGQGNAIRKRDDVHKMAQANKAFAHFRW; from the coding sequence ATGTCACGTCGTCGACGAGCAGTGAAACGGCAGATGCAGCCGGATGGGCGGTTCAACAGCGTGCTGGTGGCGCGGTTGGTGTCCACGGTGATGGAGCGGGGCAAGAAGAGCACCGCGCAGCGGATCGTTTACGGGACGTTTGAGGCGATCGTGGAGAAGTTGCCGGCGACCAATCCGGTCGACGTGCTGCAGCGGGCGGTGGACAACGCGAAGCCGCGGCTGGAGGTCAAGCCCCGGCGCGTCGGCGGGGCGACGTATCAGGTGCCGCTGGAGGTTCCGGCGGACCGGCAGGTGTCGCTGGCGGTGCGCTGGATTGTGAGTTTTGCGGACAGCCGGAAGGGTGCGCCGATGCGCGAGGCGCTGGCGGCGGAGATTCTCGATGCCTATGCCGGGCAGGGGAATGCCATCCGGAAGCGGGATGATGTGCACAAGATGGCGCAGGCGAACAAGGCGTTCGCGCATTTTCGGTGGTAG
- a CDS encoding 50S ribosomal protein L23 — protein MSPYDIVKTVRVTEKGTRQADLYNQYTLVVDPRATKPEIKAAVQFLFQVHVVAVRTMHVRGKLRRQGRKDAGSTSAWKKAIVQLKKGERINLA, from the coding sequence ATGAGCCCCTACGACATTGTCAAGACCGTCCGCGTGACCGAAAAGGGGACGCGGCAGGCCGACCTGTACAACCAGTATACGCTCGTGGTCGACCCACGCGCCACCAAACCCGAGATCAAGGCCGCCGTCCAATTCCTCTTCCAGGTCCACGTCGTCGCCGTTCGCACGATGCACGTTCGCGGCAAGCTCCGCCGACAGGGCCGCAAGGATGCCGGCTCCACGTCCGCGTGGAAGAAAGCCATCGTCCAGCTCAAAAAGGGCGAAAGAATCAACCTCGCCTGA